One part of the Pseudomonas sp. MYb118 genome encodes these proteins:
- a CDS encoding LacI family DNA-binding transcriptional regulator, producing the protein MAKKPAAPSTDTSASRTPSSLTLIDVAKVAGVSPMTVSRALHRPELVSENTREKVREAVRQTGYVPNMLAGGLASNKSRLVAIFLPTIANSIFADTVQALMDRLTQAGYQTLLGLTGYSAQQEENLLEAVLGRRPDGIVLTGTLHTESSRLRLAQAGIPVVEAWDLSEDPLDMLVGFSHEKVGEATARHLVGKGYKNFSVVSISDPRGLRRCQSLIAELKRLGVGEVPMEVLAPPATLAVGREGLQRLLDQPGKPDIVVCSSDTVAQGVLAEAASRGLKVPTDLAVMGFGDLSSAAHVHPALSTVSVDGKTIGLQVAQALLERFDNPASRQAPVRIDTGFTLIDRAST; encoded by the coding sequence ATGGCCAAGAAACCAGCAGCGCCCTCCACTGACACATCGGCTTCCCGGACCCCCTCCAGTCTGACCTTGATTGATGTGGCCAAGGTCGCCGGGGTGTCGCCGATGACCGTGTCCAGGGCGTTGCATCGGCCGGAACTGGTCTCCGAGAACACCCGGGAAAAGGTCCGCGAGGCCGTGCGCCAGACCGGTTACGTGCCGAACATGCTGGCCGGTGGCCTGGCGAGCAACAAAAGCCGCCTGGTGGCGATTTTTCTGCCCACCATCGCCAACTCGATTTTCGCCGATACCGTGCAAGCACTGATGGACCGCCTGACCCAGGCCGGTTATCAGACGCTGTTGGGCCTGACCGGCTACTCGGCGCAGCAGGAAGAAAACCTGCTCGAGGCTGTCCTCGGCCGGCGCCCGGATGGCATCGTCCTGACCGGTACACTGCACACCGAGTCCAGCCGCTTGCGACTGGCGCAGGCGGGCATTCCGGTGGTCGAGGCCTGGGACTTGAGTGAAGATCCTTTGGACATGCTGGTGGGCTTTTCCCATGAGAAGGTCGGGGAGGCGACCGCCCGGCATCTGGTGGGCAAAGGTTACAAGAACTTTTCTGTGGTCAGCATCAGCGACCCCCGCGGCCTGCGCCGTTGCCAAAGCCTGATTGCCGAACTCAAGCGCCTGGGCGTGGGCGAGGTGCCAATGGAAGTCCTCGCGCCACCCGCGACCCTGGCCGTCGGGCGAGAAGGGCTTCAGCGTTTGCTCGATCAGCCCGGCAAGCCCGATATTGTCGTGTGCAGTTCCGACACCGTCGCCCAAGGGGTACTGGCCGAAGCCGCCAGTCGTGGACTGAAGGTGCCGACGGATCTGGCTGTCATGGGCTTCGGTGACTTGAGTAGCGCAGCCCATGTGCATCCGGCGCTGTCGACCGTCAGCGTCGACGGCAAAACCATCGGCCTGCAAGTGGCCCAGGCGCTGCTCGAGCGCTTCGACAACCCGGCGTCCCGCCAGGCTCCCGTACGGATCGACACCGGTTTCACCCTCATCGACCGCGCCAGCACCTGA
- a CDS encoding GMC family oxidoreductase, whose product MSSDQFDADVVIIGSGVMGGLIATGLAKANKSVIVLEAGPRVNRRDIVETFRNAPVKLSLANAKLQGAGSPYPSLPHAPSTYGDYLQQVGPVKYNTSYLRVVGGTTWHFGSSLWRMLPNDFRLKSLYGRGRDWPISYDELEPFYARAETELGVSGVDGQDESGQGGDAFPPRSIPYPMEGLKPSYMFKRLSELLSKGGYNPILEPNGRATRPYGKRPPCAGNNNCNPVCPTAAKYDGSMHIDEAERHGAKVLDNSVVYKIEAGDDGKITAVWYMTPDKTKHKLTARAFVLAAYGIESPKLLLMSTSEKYPNGIANSSDQVGRNLMDHTGISMNVMTKEDMWPGQGPTQLLVYLNSRDGAFREQYPSYKIKVRNTVPTSQITSNLIAKGVLGSKLDEQIQLQSARSLNWAVDFETLPLPENRITPSKTKFDAIGLPVPEIYYSVPDYWHAGKEKALEDFKQFAKLLDADILSTDVGFQNRQHIMGTTIMGDDPKDSVVDRDCRTHDHPNLFIAGTSVMPSSSCVNPTLTGAALSIRIADVLVGEV is encoded by the coding sequence ATGAGCAGCGATCAATTCGATGCCGATGTGGTCATCATCGGCTCCGGCGTCATGGGCGGCCTGATCGCCACCGGTCTGGCCAAGGCGAACAAGTCGGTGATCGTGCTCGAAGCCGGTCCCCGGGTGAACCGCCGTGACATCGTCGAAACCTTCCGCAATGCCCCGGTCAAGCTGTCGCTGGCCAACGCCAAGCTGCAAGGTGCCGGTTCGCCTTACCCGAGCCTGCCCCACGCGCCATCCACCTACGGCGACTACCTGCAGCAAGTCGGCCCGGTGAAATACAACACTTCCTACCTGCGTGTGGTTGGTGGCACCACCTGGCACTTCGGTTCGTCGCTGTGGCGCATGCTGCCTAACGACTTCCGTCTGAAGTCGTTGTACGGCCGTGGTCGTGACTGGCCGATCAGCTATGACGAACTCGAACCGTTCTACGCCCGCGCCGAAACCGAGCTGGGCGTGTCCGGCGTCGATGGCCAGGATGAAAGCGGGCAGGGCGGCGACGCGTTCCCGCCGCGCTCGATTCCGTACCCGATGGAAGGGCTGAAACCGAGCTACATGTTCAAGCGCCTGTCCGAGCTGTTGAGCAAGGGCGGCTACAACCCGATCCTCGAACCCAACGGCCGTGCGACCCGCCCTTACGGCAAGCGCCCGCCGTGCGCCGGCAACAACAACTGCAACCCGGTGTGCCCGACGGCGGCCAAGTACGATGGCTCGATGCACATCGACGAAGCCGAGCGCCATGGCGCCAAGGTCCTGGACAACTCGGTGGTGTACAAGATCGAGGCCGGCGACGACGGCAAGATCACCGCGGTCTGGTACATGACTCCCGACAAGACCAAGCACAAGCTGACCGCGCGGGCCTTCGTGCTGGCCGCCTACGGCATCGAATCGCCGAAGCTGTTGCTGATGTCGACCTCCGAGAAATACCCCAACGGCATTGCCAACTCCTCCGACCAGGTCGGGCGCAACCTGATGGACCACACCGGCATCAGCATGAACGTCATGACCAAGGAAGACATGTGGCCAGGCCAGGGGCCGACCCAGTTGCTGGTCTACCTGAACAGCCGCGACGGCGCGTTCCGTGAGCAGTACCCGAGCTACAAGATCAAGGTGCGCAACACCGTGCCGACCTCGCAGATCACCTCGAACCTGATCGCCAAGGGCGTGCTCGGCTCCAAGCTCGATGAGCAGATCCAGCTGCAATCGGCGCGTTCGCTGAACTGGGCGGTGGACTTCGAAACACTGCCGCTGCCGGAAAACCGCATCACGCCGAGCAAGACCAAGTTCGACGCGATCGGCCTGCCGGTGCCGGAGATCTACTACAGCGTTCCGGATTACTGGCACGCCGGTAAAGAGAAGGCCCTGGAAGACTTCAAACAGTTCGCCAAGCTGCTCGATGCTGACATTCTCAGCACCGACGTGGGCTTCCAGAACCGTCAGCACATCATGGGCACCACCATCATGGGAGACGATCCGAAGGACTCGGTGGTCGACCGCGATTGCCGCACCCACGACCACCCGAACCTGTTCATCGCCGGTACCAGTGTCATGCCGTCGTCGTCCTGCGTGAACCCGACGCTGACCGGCGCGGCGTTGAGTATCCGCATCGCCGACGTACTGGTGGGCGAGGTCTGA
- a CDS encoding sugar dehydrogenase complex small subunit, with protein MDMTNKQTQSQTPAGFSRRNLLRGSVALGLTALVSGVMPWQSVLAAQVSSEDFIALSQFLVSRPVNPVLAARYFAALDKRAPNFSTNAIALKQLIDARGYKHVDEYLAQPDPDASLKATATSIISAWYLGIVGEPVDAELIAYSQAMMYQPTHGILIIPTYGGGPATWGAKPAATKGSKV; from the coding sequence ATGGACATGACGAACAAACAGACTCAATCGCAAACCCCGGCGGGTTTCTCGCGCCGTAACCTGTTGCGCGGTTCCGTGGCCCTGGGGCTGACGGCGCTGGTCAGCGGCGTGATGCCCTGGCAGTCGGTGCTGGCCGCGCAGGTGTCCAGCGAAGACTTCATCGCGCTGTCGCAGTTTCTGGTCAGCCGCCCGGTCAACCCGGTGCTGGCCGCCCGTTACTTCGCCGCGCTGGACAAGCGGGCGCCGAACTTCTCGACCAACGCCATCGCCCTCAAGCAATTGATCGACGCCCGTGGCTACAAGCATGTCGATGAGTACCTGGCGCAGCCGGACCCGGATGCTTCGCTGAAGGCCACGGCCACCAGCATCATTTCGGCCTGGTACCTGGGCATCGTCGGCGAGCCGGTGGATGCCGAACTGATCGCTTACTCCCAAGCCATGATGTACCAGCCGACCCACGGCATTCTCATCATCCCAACTTACGGTGGCGGCCCGGCTACATGGGGCGCCAAACCAGCAGCTACTAAAGGTTCGAAAGTATGA
- a CDS encoding cytochrome c, giving the protein MPRRIDKGKSRAYAFAGLMTLAFATVAQAEALDSGASAGKRLAVAADCVACHTAPGGKPFAGGYSLSSPMGTIYSTNITPSKTAGIGNYTAEQFARAVRDGVTPDGTHLYPAMPYTSYSKMTDSDIAELYDYFMHEVKPVDTPNQKTALDFPFSVRISMIGWNALFHSDKRFTPDPAKSAEVNRGDYLVNGLAHCDTCHTPRNLLMAADSSKPLAGGSLGSWYAPNITSDKVSGIGAWSSDEIVAYLRTGHVEGKAQAAGPMAEAVEHSLQYLGDADLKAIAAYLQQTTPIKTGEARARHEYGQASVDELTLRGGKPEDNPGWHIFSGTCANCHQPNGQGNKEFPSLFHNTATARTDNLIATIVYGVHREVDGVAIDMPGFGPDALFTDRLNDQQIADVSNYVLSRYGNAEGVVTAADVAQVREGGPKAPLAVLAKYTIPAIILVCVLIGLFAISRRRKGA; this is encoded by the coding sequence ATGCCGCGTCGCATTGATAAAGGAAAGAGCAGGGCGTATGCCTTTGCAGGATTGATGACCCTGGCGTTCGCCACGGTCGCCCAGGCGGAGGCGCTCGATAGCGGCGCATCCGCCGGCAAGCGCCTGGCGGTCGCCGCCGACTGCGTGGCTTGTCACACGGCACCGGGCGGCAAGCCGTTCGCCGGGGGCTACTCGCTCAGCTCGCCGATGGGCACCATCTACTCGACCAACATCACCCCGTCGAAAACCGCGGGTATCGGCAATTACACCGCCGAGCAGTTTGCCCGTGCGGTACGGGACGGGGTCACCCCGGATGGCACTCACCTGTACCCGGCGATGCCGTACACCTCGTACTCGAAGATGACCGACAGCGATATCGCCGAGCTCTACGATTACTTCATGCATGAAGTGAAGCCGGTCGATACGCCGAACCAGAAGACCGCCCTGGACTTCCCGTTCAGCGTGCGCATCTCGATGATCGGCTGGAACGCGCTGTTCCACAGCGACAAGCGTTTCACCCCGGACCCGGCCAAGTCGGCCGAGGTCAACCGTGGTGATTACCTGGTCAACGGCCTGGCGCATTGCGACACCTGCCACACCCCGCGCAACCTGTTGATGGCGGCGGACAGCAGCAAGCCCCTGGCCGGTGGTTCGCTGGGCAGCTGGTATGCGCCCAACATCACCTCCGACAAGGTCAGCGGCATCGGCGCCTGGTCCAGTGACGAGATCGTCGCCTACCTGCGCACCGGCCACGTCGAAGGCAAGGCCCAGGCCGCCGGCCCGATGGCCGAAGCGGTGGAGCACAGCCTGCAATACCTCGGCGATGCCGACCTCAAGGCCATCGCCGCCTACCTGCAACAGACCACGCCGATCAAGACCGGCGAAGCCCGCGCCCGTCACGAATACGGCCAGGCTTCGGTCGATGAGCTGACCCTGCGCGGCGGCAAGCCGGAAGACAACCCGGGCTGGCACATCTTCAGCGGCACCTGCGCCAACTGCCACCAGCCAAACGGCCAGGGCAACAAGGAGTTCCCGTCGCTGTTCCACAACACTGCCACCGCTCGCACGGACAACCTGATCGCGACCATCGTCTACGGCGTGCACCGCGAAGTCGACGGCGTGGCCATCGACATGCCCGGTTTCGGTCCGGACGCGCTGTTCACCGACCGCCTGAACGACCAGCAGATCGCCGACGTCAGCAACTACGTGCTGTCGCGTTACGGCAATGCCGAAGGCGTCGTCACCGCCGCCGATGTCGCGCAGGTCCGCGAGGGCGGGCCCAAGGCACCGTTGGCGGTGCTGGCGAAGTACACCATCCCGGCAATCATCCTCGTGTGCGTGCTGATCGGCCTGTTCGCGATTTCCCGTCGTCGCAAGGGAGCCTGA
- a CDS encoding methyl-accepting chemotaxis protein: MSWINDAKLSTKLITAFAVCAFITLGVGLLGSRGVSELSNSLRSVFNNNLVGVMNIAQTKIKAVGQTRDMYRLYVATAAGLPQSSKDEFLASLAANKLASEKAFAEYRRTPLADDERAAADRMEKAWPVYQAIVQKYLDLMKAGDVENGRALLLGDLQKNYRVVMDELTLMNNSNDQQVSEAANNALLTESSARTSLYIGIVVAFIAAILLGLFISRLISRPIGYAVASARSIAGGDLTQHITSTGRDEAGQLLTALAEMQGSLKNTIQQIASAADQLASAAEELTAVTDNGSRGLVRQNDEIQQAATAVTEMTSAVEEVARNAVSTSQASQATSEQASKGRDQARNAVAAINNATSEIATSTTMVKDLAEQVRDIGKVLDVIRGIAEQTNLLALNAAIEAARAGEQGRGFAVVADEVRALAARTQASTGEIEGMINSVRSSADEAVGAMGKSQSLVSETQALAQSTGQALEQIADGIAQINDRNLVIATASEEQAHVAREVDRNLVNIQDLSTQTAAGAHQTSASTQELSNLATSFNALVSRFRL; this comes from the coding sequence ATGAGTTGGATAAATGACGCAAAGCTCTCAACCAAATTGATCACCGCCTTCGCCGTGTGTGCCTTCATCACACTCGGCGTCGGCCTGCTGGGAAGCCGGGGAGTGAGTGAACTCTCGAACAGCCTCAGATCCGTGTTCAACAACAACCTGGTCGGCGTGATGAACATCGCGCAGACGAAAATCAAGGCGGTCGGACAGACCCGCGACATGTATCGACTCTACGTCGCCACGGCTGCCGGGCTGCCCCAAAGCAGCAAAGACGAATTCCTCGCCTCGCTGGCCGCCAACAAACTGGCCAGCGAGAAAGCCTTCGCCGAATACCGGCGCACGCCACTGGCCGACGACGAACGCGCCGCCGCCGATCGAATGGAAAAAGCCTGGCCCGTCTACCAGGCGATCGTGCAGAAGTACCTGGACCTGATGAAGGCCGGCGATGTGGAAAACGGCCGCGCCCTGCTGCTCGGTGATCTGCAGAAGAACTACCGCGTGGTCATGGACGAACTGACCCTGATGAACAACTCCAACGACCAGCAAGTCAGCGAGGCCGCGAACAATGCGCTGCTGACCGAGTCGTCGGCCAGGACCTCGCTGTACATCGGCATCGTAGTCGCCTTCATCGCCGCCATCCTGCTCGGCCTGTTCATCAGCCGACTGATCAGCCGCCCGATCGGCTACGCCGTGGCGAGCGCCCGCAGCATTGCCGGTGGCGACCTGACCCAACACATCACCAGCACCGGTCGCGATGAAGCCGGCCAACTGCTCACCGCCCTGGCCGAGATGCAGGGCAGCCTGAAAAACACCATCCAGCAGATCGCCAGCGCGGCCGATCAACTGGCTTCCGCCGCTGAAGAGCTGACCGCCGTCACCGACAATGGCAGTCGCGGGTTGGTGCGCCAGAACGACGAGATCCAACAGGCTGCCACCGCGGTCACCGAAATGACCTCCGCCGTCGAAGAAGTCGCGCGCAACGCCGTCTCCACCTCGCAAGCCTCCCAGGCCACCAGCGAGCAAGCCAGCAAAGGCCGCGACCAGGCACGAAACGCCGTCGCCGCGATCAACAACGCCACCAGCGAAATCGCCACCTCCACCACCATGGTCAAGGACCTGGCCGAACAAGTGCGCGACATCGGCAAAGTACTGGACGTGATTCGCGGCATCGCCGAACAGACCAACCTGCTGGCCCTGAACGCCGCCATCGAAGCCGCACGCGCCGGCGAACAGGGCCGGGGCTTCGCCGTGGTCGCCGACGAAGTCCGCGCCCTGGCTGCCAGAACCCAGGCCTCCACCGGCGAAATCGAAGGCATGATCAACAGCGTGCGCAGCAGCGCCGATGAAGCCGTGGGCGCCATGGGCAAAAGCCAGTCACTGGTCAGCGAAACCCAGGCCCTGGCCCAGTCCACCGGCCAGGCCCTGGAACAGATCGCCGACGGCATCGCACAAATCAACGACCGCAACCTCGTCATCGCCACCGCCTCGGAAGAACAGGCCCACGTGGCTCGCGAGGTGGATCGCAACCTGGTCAACATCCAGGACCTGTCGACCCAGACAGCAGCAGGTGCGCATCAGACGAGCGCTTCGACCCAGGAATTGTCGAACCTGGCGACTTCGTTCAATGCGTTGGTGAGTCGGTTTCGGTTGTAA
- a CDS encoding c-type cytochrome: protein MKILLIASLGFFSLVQSSLSCAENANGKNLYLQRCAICHGPDLKATGPLANKSTPPTPDLTTASFKKRLGEYPGVIVSSIILRPNGDLIPRTLRENGVKLPPHAWSVQDLRDLNQYMAGVIAKSR from the coding sequence ATGAAAATATTACTCATCGCCTCGCTCGGATTTTTCTCCCTCGTCCAATCGTCACTGTCCTGTGCGGAAAATGCGAACGGGAAAAATCTCTACCTGCAACGGTGCGCCATCTGCCATGGCCCCGATCTCAAGGCGACAGGACCGTTGGCAAACAAAAGCACACCGCCGACGCCAGACCTGACAACCGCCAGCTTCAAGAAGCGCCTGGGTGAATACCCCGGTGTGATCGTCTCTTCGATCATCCTGCGTCCCAACGGCGACCTGATTCCAAGGACATTACGGGAGAACGGAGTGAAGCTGCCGCCGCATGCCTGGAGCGTCCAGGACCTGCGCGATTTGAATCAGTACATGGCGGGTGTGATCGCAAAAAGTCGTTGA
- a CDS encoding PA3371 family protein, whose protein sequence is MSRSAAGFFILALLSAILHFSLFQDSLITLPLIACGVFSTLFVLALIAGRKFKFDPVLR, encoded by the coding sequence ATGTCCCGATCAGCCGCAGGTTTTTTCATACTCGCCCTGTTGAGCGCCATTCTTCATTTTTCACTGTTCCAGGACTCGCTCATCACCCTGCCGCTGATTGCCTGCGGCGTTTTCAGCACGTTGTTTGTCCTGGCGCTGATCGCCGGTCGCAAGTTCAAGTTTGATCCGGTACTGCGTTGA
- the phnN gene encoding phosphonate metabolism protein/1,5-bisphosphokinase (PRPP-forming) PhnN produces MDGRLIYLMGPSGSGKDSLIEAAREPLLAQGCEVVRRVITRSAESVGEDAIGVSPEEFERRQRNGDFALCWKANGLDYGIPRVIDQWLKEGRHVLVNGSRGHLAQASSRYPTLLPILLVVNESVLRERLLRRGRENLAQIDARLRRNDDFAADTSVDQPRLYRLDNSGDLASTVARLLNLLRINAVPDQT; encoded by the coding sequence ATGGATGGCAGGCTGATTTACCTGATGGGGCCCTCCGGGTCGGGCAAAGACAGCCTGATAGAGGCGGCCCGCGAGCCTCTGTTGGCTCAAGGTTGCGAAGTGGTGCGCCGTGTCATCACCCGTTCGGCGGAATCGGTGGGGGAGGACGCCATCGGCGTTTCCCCTGAAGAATTCGAGCGCCGGCAACGCAACGGCGACTTTGCGCTGTGCTGGAAGGCCAACGGACTCGATTACGGAATTCCTCGGGTGATCGACCAATGGCTCAAGGAAGGGCGCCATGTCCTGGTCAACGGCTCTCGTGGGCATCTGGCCCAGGCCTCGTCGCGTTATCCGACCCTGCTGCCGATCCTGCTGGTCGTGAACGAGAGTGTGCTGCGTGAGCGCCTGCTGCGCCGAGGGCGTGAAAACCTTGCGCAGATCGACGCCCGGCTGCGTCGCAACGACGACTTCGCGGCTGACACCTCAGTGGATCAGCCGCGCCTCTATCGGCTCGATAACTCCGGCGACCTGGCCAGCACGGTCGCCCGGTTGTTGAACCTGCTGCGAATCAACGCAGTACCGGATCAAACTTGA
- a CDS encoding Arc family DNA-binding protein produces MRPAKQIAYSSRTADKFVVRLPDGMRERIADVARNHHRSMNSEIIARLEQSLIQEGALGEELSMRLDSPELSLHERELLQRFRQLSHRQQNALVSLIAHDAEMAADAS; encoded by the coding sequence ATGCGCCCAGCGAAACAGATAGCTTACTCCAGCCGTACCGCTGACAAGTTCGTCGTACGTCTGCCAGACGGAATGCGTGAGCGCATTGCCGACGTAGCCCGCAACCATCATCGCAGCATGAACTCCGAAATCATTGCGCGCCTGGAGCAGAGTCTTATTCAGGAAGGCGCATTGGGTGAAGAGCTGAGCATGCGCCTGGACAGCCCGGAACTGTCCCTGCATGAACGCGAATTGCTGCAACGCTTCCGTCAACTCTCCCATCGCCAGCAGAACGCCCTCGTTTCGCTGATTGCGCATGACGCCGAAATGGCCGCAGACGCCTCCTGA
- the mgtE gene encoding magnesium transporter has product MSEVEVKKTQESLQDRLAQVVELLQRQRMVEDLTHREQGPNQDRVESLVHRQNLVELQRKLDDLHSADVAYILEALPLDDRLTLWQLVKADRDGDILLEVSDSVRETLIADMDDHELLAAAKDMDADELADLASELPRDVVHELMETLDAQQRERVRSALSYDEEQVGALMDFEMVTIREDVSLEVVLRYLRRLKELPGHTDKLFVVDYDGILKGVLPIKRLLVNDPDKQVAEVMASDPVSFHPDEDAYDAAQAFERYDLISAPVVDKNGKLIGRLTIDEMVDLIREESESEVLSMAGLREEEDIFASVWKSLRNRWAWLAINLITAFVASRVIGLFEGSIEKLVALAALMPIVAGIGGNSGNQTITMIVRAMALDQVSTGNTSRLMRKELAVALINGLVWGGVIGVVAYLLYGSWSLGVVMTAAMTLNLLLAALMGVLIPMTLARLGRDPAMGASVMITAMTDSGGFFIFLGLATIFLL; this is encoded by the coding sequence ATGTCCGAAGTTGAAGTAAAGAAAACACAGGAAAGTCTGCAGGATCGCCTCGCGCAGGTCGTCGAGCTGTTGCAGCGTCAGCGCATGGTCGAAGACCTGACGCATCGCGAGCAAGGCCCCAATCAGGATCGGGTCGAGAGCCTGGTCCACCGGCAGAACCTCGTCGAGCTGCAACGCAAGCTCGACGACCTGCACTCCGCCGACGTCGCCTACATCCTTGAAGCACTGCCGCTGGACGATCGTCTGACGCTGTGGCAACTGGTCAAGGCCGATCGCGACGGCGACATCCTCCTTGAAGTATCCGATTCGGTCCGTGAAACCCTGATCGCCGACATGGACGATCACGAGCTCCTGGCGGCGGCCAAGGACATGGACGCCGACGAACTCGCCGACCTGGCCTCCGAGCTGCCGCGTGACGTCGTCCATGAGCTGATGGAAACCCTCGATGCGCAACAGCGTGAGCGCGTTCGCTCCGCGTTGTCCTATGACGAGGAGCAGGTCGGTGCGCTGATGGACTTCGAGATGGTGACGATCCGCGAGGATGTCAGTCTCGAAGTGGTCCTGCGTTACCTGCGTCGTCTCAAGGAGTTGCCGGGCCACACCGACAAACTGTTCGTGGTCGATTACGACGGCATCCTCAAGGGCGTGCTGCCGATCAAGCGCCTGCTGGTCAACGACCCGGACAAGCAAGTCGCGGAAGTCATGGCCAGCGATCCGGTGAGTTTCCACCCGGACGAAGACGCCTACGACGCCGCCCAGGCGTTCGAGCGTTACGACTTGATCTCGGCGCCGGTGGTCGACAAGAACGGCAAGCTGATTGGTCGTCTGACCATCGACGAAATGGTCGACCTGATCCGTGAAGAGAGCGAAAGCGAAGTGCTCAGCATGGCGGGTCTGCGCGAAGAAGAAGACATCTTCGCCTCGGTCTGGAAATCCCTGCGCAACCGCTGGGCCTGGCTGGCGATCAACCTGATCACCGCGTTCGTGGCCTCCCGGGTGATCGGCCTGTTCGAAGGCTCGATCGAAAAACTGGTAGCACTGGCGGCGTTGATGCCGATCGTGGCGGGGATCGGTGGTAACTCGGGCAACCAGACCATCACCATGATCGTTCGCGCCATGGCACTCGACCAGGTGAGCACCGGCAATACTTCGCGGCTGATGCGCAAGGAACTGGCGGTCGCCCTGATCAATGGCCTGGTGTGGGGCGGGGTGATTGGCGTCGTGGCCTACTTGCTGTACGGCAGTTGGTCGCTCGGCGTGGTGATGACCGCCGCCATGACCCTCAACCTGTTGCTGGCGGCGTTGATGGGGGTGCTGATCCCCATGACCTTGGCCCGCCTGGGTCGCGATCCGGCGATGGGTGCCAGTGTGATGATCACGGCCATGACCGACAGCGGTGGCTTCTTCATCTTCCTGGGCCTGGCGACGATCTTCCTGCTCTGA